Proteins encoded by one window of Planctomycetia bacterium:
- the cysK gene encoding cysteine synthase A — MPLGKTFDSITHTIANTPMVRLRRVIPAEHATVFAKCEFFNPLSSVKDRIGVAMIEDAERRGILTKDTHIIEPTSGNTGIALAFVCAAKGYRLTLTMPESMSLERRALLRAMGANLVLTPAAEGMRGALNKAQELVDNGGKHAWMPQQFDNPANPAIHERTTGPEIWEDTAKNIDAIVCGVGTGGTITGVGRYIRKFNPNFKCIVVEPVLSPVITQTRNGEPLKPGSHKIQGIGANFVPKNLDLSLVDETLQVTNEAAMEWSRRLMIEEGIMAGISSGANVWGAAQVAARPEYHGKRIVTILPSLGERYLSTALFDGLKD; from the coding sequence ATGCCTCTCGGCAAAACGTTTGACAGCATTACCCACACGATAGCCAACACCCCCATGGTTCGCCTGCGTCGGGTGATCCCTGCCGAGCATGCCACGGTCTTTGCCAAGTGCGAGTTCTTCAATCCGCTCAGCAGCGTCAAGGATCGCATCGGCGTCGCCATGATTGAAGATGCTGAACGCCGAGGCATCCTCACCAAAGACACCCATATCATTGAACCGACCAGTGGCAACACCGGCATTGCCCTGGCTTTTGTCTGTGCAGCCAAGGGTTACAGGCTGACGCTGACGATGCCTGAATCGATGTCGCTGGAACGCCGGGCTCTGCTGCGTGCCATGGGCGCGAACCTCGTGCTCACCCCCGCCGCGGAAGGCATGCGCGGCGCTCTCAACAAAGCACAGGAACTTGTCGATAACGGCGGAAAGCACGCCTGGATGCCCCAACAGTTTGATAACCCGGCCAACCCTGCCATCCACGAACGCACTACCGGACCCGAAATCTGGGAAGACACCGCCAAGAACATCGATGCCATCGTCTGTGGCGTAGGTACCGGCGGAACGATCACTGGCGTTGGTCGTTACATCCGCAAGTTCAATCCCAACTTCAAATGCATCGTGGTCGAACCAGTGCTCTCCCCAGTCATCACCCAAACCCGCAACGGTGAACCCTTGAAACCCGGTTCGCACAAGATTCAAGGCATCGGCGCTAACTTCGTACCCAAAAACCTCGACCTGAGCCTCGTCGATGAAACCCTGCAGGTCACCAACGAAGCAGCGATGGAATGGTCACGCCGACTGATGATCGAAGAAGGCATCATGGCAGGCATCAGCAGCGGCGCCAACGTCTGGGGCGCCGCCCAGGTCGCCGCCCGGCCAGAATATCATGGTAAACGTATTGTCACTATTCTGCCAAGCTTGGGTGAAAGGTATCTCTCGACAGCATTGTTTGATGGGTTGAAGGATTGA
- a CDS encoding HlyC/CorC family transporter, with amino-acid sequence MFAETASFTWTDSWRLLVIPLLVLVNGVFVAGEFALIAIRRTEVEQLLKSGTRRAKSLSRQVESLDDAIAACQLGITVASLMLGWLGERALAQLFHPLFSFLTGGWQQAAAHTVASILAIIIITVLHVVLGEQAPKLIALQRPTSVSLWIALPLEYFTKVTKPLVVAMNVMSNGVAKLVGLPPVGSEHRLHSVEELGMLVEEVEEAGLLSPEQAEYVHNVFRFSAKKVGECMLPREKMVCLELQTPLDKVLEQVRETAHTRIPVFDGTLDNIVGIVNTKDLLHLVSLQGMAILDDAIYPASFLKPEQSIADAMRMFKKTHRHMAIVRNTNNEVVGLITLEDILEEIIGDIEDEHDRPQLKLPPRRSNTARILSKQQGLPLVKPPPLPPRKDLP; translated from the coding sequence ATGTTTGCAGAGACTGCATCGTTTACCTGGACTGACAGTTGGCGATTACTGGTCATACCACTGCTGGTTCTGGTGAACGGAGTTTTTGTGGCTGGCGAGTTTGCCCTCATTGCCATTCGGCGTACCGAAGTGGAGCAGCTGTTGAAATCGGGAACCCGGCGGGCCAAATCACTTTCTCGCCAGGTCGAATCGCTCGATGATGCCATTGCCGCCTGCCAGTTGGGCATTACGGTAGCCAGCCTGATGCTCGGCTGGCTCGGGGAACGGGCGCTGGCGCAACTGTTTCATCCCCTGTTCTCGTTTCTCACCGGTGGCTGGCAGCAGGCGGCGGCACATACCGTGGCCAGCATCCTCGCCATCATCATTATCACCGTGCTGCATGTGGTACTGGGAGAACAGGCACCAAAGCTGATCGCCTTGCAAAGACCAACGTCCGTGTCGCTCTGGATTGCCCTGCCTCTGGAATATTTCACGAAGGTCACCAAACCACTGGTGGTGGCTATGAATGTGATGTCCAATGGGGTGGCCAAGCTGGTGGGTTTGCCGCCAGTGGGCAGCGAACATCGGCTGCATTCGGTGGAAGAACTGGGCATGCTGGTGGAAGAGGTGGAAGAAGCCGGGCTGCTTTCGCCGGAGCAGGCTGAGTATGTGCACAACGTGTTTCGCTTCTCAGCCAAGAAGGTTGGCGAGTGCATGTTGCCTCGCGAGAAGATGGTCTGTCTGGAGTTGCAAACGCCTCTCGACAAGGTGCTGGAACAAGTACGGGAGACGGCACATACTCGTATTCCTGTTTTCGATGGTACGCTGGATAACATTGTTGGCATTGTGAACACCAAAGATCTGCTCCATCTGGTTTCATTGCAGGGCATGGCCATTCTCGATGATGCAATTTACCCTGCCAGCTTCCTCAAGCCTGAACAGAGCATTGCCGATGCGATGCGGATGTTCAAGAAAACGCATCGACACATGGCTATCGTTCGCAACACGAACAACGAAGTGGTCGGTCTGATCACACTGGAAGATATTCTCGAAGAGATCATTGGCGACATTGAAGATGAACATGATCGGCCACAACTGAAGCTGCCACCCCGGCGAAGCAATACGGCTCGGATACTGAGCAAGCAGCAGGGGTTGCCTCTGGTCAAGCCTCCTCCATTGCCGCCACGAAAGGATTTGCCATGA
- a CDS encoding thymidine phosphorylase: MRAVDVIRHKRDGGTLSAEEIAFFIDGVTSHSWEMYQISAMLMAIVWRGLNDGETAELTARMVKSGVVLDWSDIPGKMVDKHSAGGVGDKTSLVLVPLAAACGCKIPKMSGRGLAHTGGTLDKLEAIPGYRINISPEEFKAIVREVGCAIVGQTANLAPADKKLYSIRDVTATVESIPLIAGSIMSKKLAEGIQGVVLDVKAGRGAFMKTRDDARQLAQTMVNIGQRNGVRTVALLTDMNQPLGYAIGNSLEVMEAVQTLQGQGPRDLEQLSVRLAAWLVVLSDLASSLPKAEEMVQTVLANGKGFQKFCEMCARLGGDVKVLEDISLFPQASGRYRVLAKQNGFVQSVHAEHLGRSAMLLGAGRARVEDSIDHAVGAVMLRKPGDAIQVGEALVELHYNHEARLHEAIPLAEQAFEMGDKPPKLEQLILETVG; the protein is encoded by the coding sequence ATGAGGGCCGTCGATGTCATTCGCCATAAGCGGGATGGCGGCACACTCTCTGCCGAGGAGATCGCTTTCTTCATTGATGGCGTGACCAGCCATTCGTGGGAGATGTATCAGATATCTGCCATGCTGATGGCAATCGTCTGGCGCGGGTTGAACGATGGGGAAACGGCGGAACTGACTGCTCGCATGGTGAAATCGGGTGTAGTACTCGATTGGTCTGATATTCCCGGCAAAATGGTGGATAAACATTCAGCCGGTGGCGTTGGCGACAAGACTTCGCTGGTGCTGGTGCCGCTGGCGGCTGCGTGTGGCTGCAAGATTCCCAAGATGTCCGGGCGAGGACTGGCTCACACGGGCGGCACGCTCGATAAGCTCGAAGCGATTCCGGGTTATCGCATCAACATCTCGCCTGAAGAATTCAAAGCCATCGTTCGCGAGGTAGGCTGTGCCATCGTGGGGCAAACTGCCAACTTGGCGCCGGCAGACAAGAAGCTTTACAGCATTCGCGATGTGACGGCTACCGTCGAGAGTATCCCGCTGATTGCGGGCTCCATCATGAGCAAGAAGCTGGCGGAAGGCATCCAGGGTGTAGTACTCGATGTGAAAGCAGGCCGTGGCGCTTTCATGAAGACCCGCGACGACGCCAGGCAACTGGCTCAGACAATGGTGAACATTGGCCAGCGAAATGGCGTGCGAACTGTTGCCCTTCTTACGGATATGAATCAACCTTTGGGTTATGCCATCGGCAACAGCCTGGAGGTGATGGAAGCGGTGCAGACACTGCAGGGCCAAGGGCCACGCGACCTGGAACAGCTTTCCGTCAGGCTTGCAGCCTGGCTAGTCGTGTTATCTGATCTGGCATCATCGCTGCCCAAGGCGGAAGAAATGGTTCAAACAGTCTTGGCCAATGGCAAAGGGTTTCAAAAGTTTTGTGAGATGTGCGCCAGGCTGGGGGGCGATGTGAAGGTGCTGGAAGACATTAGCCTGTTCCCACAGGCATCGGGCAGGTATCGGGTGCTCGCGAAACAGAACGGGTTTGTGCAATCGGTGCATGCGGAACACCTGGGGCGATCAGCGATGCTGTTGGGCGCAGGCCGAGCGCGAGTGGAGGATTCCATCGATCATGCGGTAGGAGCGGTGATGTTACGCAAGCCAGGTGATGCGATACAAGTGGGCGAAGCATTAGTGGAGTTGCATTACAACCACGAAGCTAGGTTGCATGAAGCGATCCCACTCGCGGAACAGGCGTTTGAGATGGGGGACAAGCCTCCGAAGTTGGAGCAGTTGATCTTGGAGACGGTGGGGTAA